Below is a genomic region from Rhodospirillum centenum SW.
GCCACCGGATCGACGCCGGAGGTCGGTTCGTCCAGGATCAGCATCTCCGGCTTGTGGATCATCGCCACCGCCAGCGACAGGCGCTGGCGCATGCCCAGCGGCAGCGCCTCGGGCAAGGCGTCGGCCACGTCGCGCAGACCGAACCGCTCCAGCATCTCCGCCACGCGGCCGGGCACCTCGGCCACGGGCACGCGGAACAGGCGGGCGTGCAGGTCCAGGTTCTGCCGCACCGTCAGTTCGGTGTAGAGCGAGAAGGCCTGGGACATGTAGCCGACGCGGCTGCGGGTCGCCAGGTCGTCGGGGGCGACCGGCCTGCCGAACAGCCAGGCCCGCCCCCCGCTGGGCGCCAGCAGGCCGGTCAGCATCTTCATGGTGGTGGTCTTGCCGCAGCCGTTGGAGCCGAGGAACCCGAAGATCTCGCCCCGGCGGATGCGGAAGTTCACCCGGTCCACGGCCGTGAAGGCGCCGAAGCGCATGGTCAGGTCCTGCGCCTCGATGGCGATCCCGTCCTCGCCGTCCCCGTCGGTCCGCGGCGGGATCACGACCGCGGCATGGCCGCGCCGCTTCTCTTCCGGCAGCAGGTGGACGAAGGCGGCCTCCAGCGTCTCGCTGCCGGTGCGGGCCAAGAGCTCCGCCGGTGTCCCCGTCGCCAGCACGCGGCCGGCATCCATCGCCACCAGCCAGTCGAAGCGCGCCGCCTCCTCCATGTAGGCGGTGGCGACCAGCACGCTCATGCCCGGCCGGTCGCGCCGGATGCGGTCGATCAGGTCCCAGAACTGCCGCCGGGAGAGCGGATCGACGCCCGTGGTGGGTTCGTCCAGGATCAGCAGGTCGGGGTCGTGGATCAGCGCACCGCAGAGCCCCAGCTTCTGCTTCATGCCGCCCGAGAGCTTGCCGGCGGGCCGGTCCAGGAAGGGGGCAAGGCCGGTGCTGCGGGTCAGGTCCAGGATGCGCCGGCGGCATTCGGCGGCATCGTGCCCGAACAGCCGGCCGAAGAACTCCAGGTTCTCGGCGACCGACAGGGTGGGATAGAGGTTCTTGCCCAGGCCCTGGGGCATGAAGGCGATGCGCGGACAGACCAGCCGCCGGTGCCCGGCCGAGGCCATGTCCCCGCCCAGCACCTCCACCCGGCCGCCGCGGATGACGCGGGCGCCCGCGATCAGGGACAGCAGCGTGGACTTGCCCACGCCGTCCGGCCCGATCAGCCCGATCATGCACCCGGCCGGGATGTCGAGGTCGATCCCGTCCAGCGCCGCCACCCTGCCGAAGCGCTGGGTGACGCCGCGGAGCCGCACGACCGGCGCCTCCGGGTCGGGGCGGTCAGCCATTGGGCAGCCTCACCTGAAGCTCGGCGGGCCAGTCGGCGCCAGGATCCAGGCGGACATAGGTCATGCCCGGCAGGCCCGTCTTCACGCTGGTGATGTGGCGCTTCAGCAGGTCAGCGGGGATGCGGGCCTTGACGCGGAACATCAGCTTCTGCCGCTCCTCCGCCGTCTCCACCGTCTTCGGGGTGAACTGGGCGACATCGGCCACGAAGGAGATCGAGGCCGGGATGACGAGGTTCGGGGCCGCATCCAGCACGATCCGCGCCTCCCCGCCCAGGGCCACCCGGCCGGCGTCGGCGGTGGGCAGGAAGAAGGTCATGTAGACATCGGCGAGATCGACCATGTTCAGCACGGCCCCGCCGGCCGACAGCACCTCGCCGGGCTGGGCCACGCGGTACTGCACCCGGCCGTCGCGCGGGGCGCGCAGGGTGCTGTCGTCAATGTCGGCCTGGATGCGCTGGAGGGTGGCGCGGGTCGCCTCCACCTGCGCTTCCGCCCCGACCACCTGGGAGGTGGCGGAGCCGATCGCCGCGTCGGCCGCCGCGAGGTTGGCCTTCGCCGCAGCGACGGCGGCCTTGGTGCTCTGGAACTCGGCGCGGTCGTCGTCGATCTGCTGCGGCGAGATGTTGCCGCGGGTGCCGAGGTCCTGGCTGCGGGCAAGACGCTTCTGCGCCGCCACCAGCTCGGCCTCGCGCTGCGCCACGACGGCGACCGCCGCCTCCCGCTCGGCCTGCCGCTGGGTGACCAGGGAGCGGGCCGTCTCCACGGCGATCTCAACCTGACGGAGCTGCGCCTGCGCCTCCTTGAGCTGGGCGTCGAGCACGGCCGTGTCCATCACCGCCAGCACCTGGCCCGCGGTGACGAAATCGCCCTCGTTCACCAGGATGTCCTTCACACGGCCGGCGATCTTGGCGGCGGCGTCGATCTCCACCGCCTCGATCCGGCCGTTGCCGGCGGCGAAGCCTTCCGGAAGCGCGTCGGGCTGCAAGGAGCGCCAGAGCGGCACGCCCACGGCGGCGACGATGGCCACCACCCCCAGGCGCAGCCCCCAGGACTTCAATGTAGCGTTCATGGCAAAACCCCAGAGGTTGCGACCCCGCCGGGCGGGGCTTCCCCGCGCCGTGGCGCGAAGATGGTAAAGAAGTACCGGACCTGCGCCAGGGCATGGTCAGGTGTCGGGAAGTGGGCAGGAAAGCGCAGCACGTCGCTGAAGAGGCCCAGCATGAAGGCATGCAGGGCCGACGCCTGCACCTCCGGCACGCCGGGAGCGATGAGACCGCGGTCCTGAAGACGGGCGAAGAAACGGGCCAGGGACGTCAGGAACTTCTGCCGCTGGGCCTGCTCATGCTCCAGGATGGCCGCCATCTCCTCCGTCTGCTCGCATTTCAGCAGCACGATGGTCATGACCCGCCGGGTCCGGTCGTCCTGGTAGAGCCGGAGAATGACGTCGCTGGCCTGCGCCTCCACGCGCGCGAGCGCGTCTGGCGGATCGTCGTCGATCATGCGGTAGAGCAGGTCCGTCAGCGGCTGGCGGACGCGCTGGTGGACGGCCTCCAGCAAGGTGGCCTTGCTGTCGAAATGCCAGTAGATGGCGCCCCGGGTAACGCCCGCGGCGTGCGCCACCTGCTCCAGCGTCGTGCGGGCGACGCCGCGGTCGTAGAACACGGTCTCGGCCGCATCGAGGATGCGTTCGCGTGTCCGTTCCGCGTCTTCCTTGGTGCGGCGCATGGTGGCGCTCCCCGGCGGGCAACGCCACAAACA
It encodes:
- a CDS encoding HlyD family secretion protein produces the protein MNATLKSWGLRLGVVAIVAAVGVPLWRSLQPDALPEGFAAGNGRIEAVEIDAAAKIAGRVKDILVNEGDFVTAGQVLAVMDTAVLDAQLKEAQAQLRQVEIAVETARSLVTQRQAEREAAVAVVAQREAELVAAQKRLARSQDLGTRGNISPQQIDDDRAEFQSTKAAVAAAKANLAAADAAIGSATSQVVGAEAQVEATRATLQRIQADIDDSTLRAPRDGRVQYRVAQPGEVLSAGGAVLNMVDLADVYMTFFLPTADAGRVALGGEARIVLDAAPNLVIPASISFVADVAQFTPKTVETAEERQKLMFRVKARIPADLLKRHITSVKTGLPGMTYVRLDPGADWPAELQVRLPNG
- a CDS encoding TetR family transcriptional regulator is translated as MRRTKEDAERTRERILDAAETVFYDRGVARTTLEQVAHAAGVTRGAIYWHFDSKATLLEAVHQRVRQPLTDLLYRMIDDDPPDALARVEAQASDVILRLYQDDRTRRVMTIVLLKCEQTEEMAAILEHEQAQRQKFLTSLARFFARLQDRGLIAPGVPEVQASALHAFMLGLFSDVLRFPAHFPTPDHALAQVRYFFTIFAPRRGEAPPGGVATSGVLP